Proteins encoded by one window of Salmonirosea aquatica:
- the epsC gene encoding serine O-acetyltransferase EpsC, with translation MNHEQKTTFLQRISEQNNTYRFRLPCRHETGRFLHNLLDFLFPLSQDCPDFGKMENQSARFDEIQVQLDNLLIPLEDKLPSTRKQVTEDFFTQLPGIFELFLSDAKAIAENDPAAVGIEEVIAVYPGFMAICAYRIAHLLAQCKVPLLPRMITEYAHGATGIDIHPNAVIGHSFFIDHGTGVVIGETAHIGDHVMIYQGVTLGASHVAKSLASVKRHPTIEDRVVIYANATILGGNTRIGEGSVIGGNAWVTHSVPAYSQVYHQSKVEIKQQMA, from the coding sequence ATGAATCACGAGCAAAAGACTACTTTCCTTCAGAGAATTTCGGAACAAAATAATACATATCGCTTCCGTTTGCCGTGTAGGCATGAAACAGGGCGTTTCTTACATAACCTACTGGACTTTCTTTTCCCACTCAGTCAGGATTGTCCAGATTTTGGTAAAATGGAAAATCAATCTGCCCGCTTTGATGAAATACAAGTTCAGCTCGACAACCTCCTCATCCCTTTGGAAGATAAGCTTCCTTCTACAAGAAAACAAGTGACTGAGGATTTTTTTACACAACTTCCCGGAATATTCGAATTATTCCTTTCCGATGCAAAAGCCATCGCAGAGAACGATCCGGCTGCGGTTGGTATCGAAGAAGTTATTGCCGTTTACCCGGGCTTCATGGCCATTTGTGCTTACCGAATCGCTCATTTGCTGGCTCAATGTAAGGTACCTCTGCTTCCCCGAATGATCACAGAATATGCGCACGGGGCTACCGGGATCGATATTCACCCGAATGCCGTCATTGGTCATTCTTTTTTCATCGATCATGGTACGGGTGTTGTGATTGGTGAAACTGCTCACATTGGAGACCACGTTATGATCTATCAGGGTGTAACGCTCGGGGCATCGCATGTTGCCAAGTCATTGGCTTCGGTCAAGCGGCATCCCACTATTGAGGACCGAGTGGTGATTTATGCCAATGCCACCATTTTAGGGGGGAATACCCGAATTGGCGAAGGTTCAGTGATTGGGGGCAATGCCTGGGTCACGCATAGTGTACCTGCCTACTCGCAGGTTTATCACCAGAGCAAGGTCGAGATCAAACAACAAATGGCCTAA
- a CDS encoding hemolysin family protein — MELLIILLLVLLNGVFSMSEIALVSSRKSRLEAFARNGDKQAKAALELANSPNRFLSTVQIGITLIGILTGVYSGDKITSDLEAMLGTLPFISPYKHSLAVGLVVLLITFLSLVLGELVPKRIGLSNPEGIAKFVAKPMNVLSRITSPFIALLSLASDLLIRILNIKPNESSVTEEEIKSLIQEGTTGGVFEEIEQEIVHNVFQLGDRRVTSLMTNRQEIVWLDIEDSVEENKAKVFETKHAVYPLCRATVDNVLGLIYIKDLIGEDVDERMASLQALKREPVYLPESNRAYQALEKFKEHRVFFGIIVDEYGGLMGVVTMHDIMDALVGDISEEDEHETEIIKRDDGTYLIDAQLPFDDFIHYFDVNVHESERKELVGFNTLGGFALHILEDIPETGEIFRWKHFDFEIIDMDKSRIDKILVKKHETTEPKD; from the coding sequence TTGGAACTCCTCATAATTCTGTTATTAGTGCTGCTCAACGGCGTTTTCTCCATGTCAGAAATAGCACTGGTTTCATCCCGTAAGTCGCGTTTGGAGGCCTTTGCCCGTAACGGCGACAAACAAGCCAAGGCAGCCCTCGAGCTGGCTAACTCCCCCAATCGTTTTTTATCTACTGTCCAAATCGGTATTACCCTCATTGGCATATTAACCGGGGTATACAGTGGCGACAAGATCACCAGCGATTTGGAGGCAATGCTGGGAACACTCCCGTTCATCAGTCCGTACAAGCACAGTCTGGCGGTAGGCCTTGTAGTACTTCTCATCACATTCCTGTCTCTGGTTCTGGGAGAATTAGTACCCAAGCGGATCGGTCTATCCAATCCCGAAGGCATTGCGAAGTTTGTGGCCAAGCCCATGAATGTGCTTTCGCGGATCACGTCGCCTTTTATAGCCTTGCTCAGCCTTGCCAGTGATTTGCTCATCAGGATACTGAACATCAAACCCAATGAAAGTTCCGTGACGGAAGAAGAGATCAAAAGTTTGATTCAGGAAGGTACCACGGGCGGAGTTTTTGAGGAAATCGAGCAGGAAATCGTTCATAATGTGTTCCAACTGGGCGACCGTCGTGTTACTTCCCTGATGACGAACCGGCAGGAAATCGTATGGCTGGACATCGAAGATTCGGTGGAGGAAAACAAAGCCAAGGTATTTGAAACCAAGCATGCGGTGTATCCCCTCTGTCGGGCCACGGTGGACAATGTGCTGGGACTGATCTATATCAAAGATCTGATTGGAGAGGATGTGGACGAGCGAATGGCATCACTTCAGGCTTTGAAACGAGAACCGGTCTATTTGCCAGAAAGCAACCGCGCCTACCAAGCACTGGAAAAATTTAAGGAACACCGGGTGTTTTTTGGTATCATCGTGGATGAATACGGTGGTCTGATGGGCGTGGTGACGATGCATGATATCATGGATGCGCTGGTAGGGGATATCTCGGAAGAAGATGAGCACGAAACCGAAATTATCAAACGCGATGACGGGACCTACCTGATTGATGCGCAGCTACCCTTTGACGATTTTATACATTATTTCGATGTAAATGTTCATGAATCGGAACGGAAGGAATTGGTAGGTTTCAATACTCTTGGGGGCTTTGCCCTCCATATTTTAGAGGATATTCCCGAAACGGGCGAAATCTTTAGGTGGAAACATTTTGATTTCGAGATCATTGACATGGACAAAAGCCGGATTGATAAAATCCTGGTAAAAAAGCATGAAACAACCGAACCCAAAGACTGA
- a CDS encoding NUDIX hydrolase translates to MILFLNDRPVKIIRLSDFDSAETDQYDSVLDLRLSRLREIRFSGHVVLLNVTPSLAAQIIELLDNHPEDLLSLTLVSTTPKEITAKIKSMYKVIKAAGGVVLKNNQWLVMYRRKAWDFPKGKLDRDERSRKAAVREIEEETGVKARIKAKICTTWHTYTFQNSRILKRTKWYVLECVNDSNMAPQTEEDIEKLEWMAYPQVQQVLINSFSSIRYVADRLHRMQTQARSM, encoded by the coding sequence ATGATTCTATTTTTAAATGATCGTCCGGTCAAGATCATCCGACTGAGTGATTTCGATTCGGCCGAAACCGACCAATATGATTCTGTTCTCGATTTAAGGCTATCCAGGCTTAGAGAGATCCGGTTTTCGGGCCATGTCGTGCTGCTTAATGTTACGCCCTCCCTGGCCGCGCAGATCATCGAATTGCTGGATAATCATCCCGAGGACCTGCTTTCCCTGACATTGGTCAGTACTACTCCCAAAGAGATTACCGCCAAAATAAAAAGCATGTACAAAGTCATCAAAGCGGCGGGGGGCGTAGTGCTGAAAAACAACCAATGGCTTGTCATGTACCGACGAAAAGCCTGGGATTTCCCCAAAGGAAAACTGGATCGGGATGAACGCTCGAGGAAAGCGGCGGTGCGCGAAATTGAGGAAGAAACCGGCGTCAAAGCCCGCATCAAAGCCAAAATATGTACCACCTGGCATACCTATACTTTCCAAAACAGTCGAATTCTGAAACGGACAAAATGGTATGTACTCGAATGTGTGAATGACAGCAACATGGCCCCACAAACCGAGGAGGATATCGAGAAATTGGAATGGATGGCTTATCCGCAGGTGCAACAGGTACTTATCAATTCGTTCAGCTCGATAAGGTACGTGGCCGATCGTCTGCACCGAATGCAAACCCAAGCCCGCTCGATGTGA
- a CDS encoding alpha/beta fold hydrolase — protein MLLLIHGAPGAWWGYMNMLDDTVLQKKFHIVSVDRLGYGNSWLKRRRPISSIETQARCLLSVFELNHSSEPAIVLGRSYGAPIAAAMAAMQPEAVKQLIMISPVIDPEKEKFYWFSKYGRNRLIQLFLPREFNTATAEKYKHSEELRKMLPIWEKLTMPVVVIQGGNDWIGDPVNIEFAKSKIPSLRSQYITIPKAGHMLTFSHLDMIRQIILTTNKHRQKNISIDLAAGGVAR, from the coding sequence ATGCTCCTGCTTATCCATGGGGCTCCAGGCGCCTGGTGGGGGTACATGAATATGTTGGATGATACCGTCCTGCAAAAAAAATTCCATATCGTATCCGTAGACCGCTTGGGGTATGGTAATTCATGGCTCAAACGCAGAAGGCCAATTAGCTCTATCGAAACCCAAGCCAGGTGCTTACTCAGTGTGTTTGAACTGAACCATTCTTCGGAGCCAGCCATAGTACTGGGCCGTTCGTATGGGGCCCCAATCGCCGCTGCCATGGCAGCTATGCAGCCCGAGGCTGTAAAACAACTGATCATGATTTCGCCAGTCATTGACCCGGAGAAGGAGAAATTCTATTGGTTCTCTAAATACGGCCGAAATCGGTTGATTCAGCTTTTCCTACCCAGAGAGTTCAATACGGCCACGGCCGAAAAATATAAGCATTCAGAGGAATTACGTAAAATGTTACCCATTTGGGAGAAGCTTACGATGCCCGTAGTCGTGATCCAGGGAGGGAACGATTGGATTGGCGATCCGGTCAATATAGAATTTGCAAAAAGTAAAATACCCAGTCTTCGATCTCAGTACATTACTATACCCAAAGCGGGCCATATGTTGACATTTTCGCACCTCGATATGATCAGACAGATTATTCTGACCACCAATAAGCACCGGCAGAAAAACATTTCCATTGACTTAGCTGCGGGTGGGGTTGCCCGATAG
- the trxA gene encoding thioredoxin, producing MANFKEIIKSEQPVLVDFFAEWCGPCKKMKPVLENVARTMEGKARILKVDVDKNPKAAAQYKIQGVPTLILFQAGQIKWRQSGYVDAKQLSSVLEKFVN from the coding sequence ATGGCAAACTTCAAAGAAATCATAAAATCAGAGCAACCCGTACTAGTCGACTTTTTCGCCGAATGGTGTGGTCCGTGTAAAAAGATGAAGCCTGTATTGGAGAATGTGGCCCGCACCATGGAAGGCAAGGCCCGAATTCTAAAAGTGGATGTCGACAAAAACCCCAAGGCGGCAGCGCAATACAAAATTCAGGGGGTACCTACCCTTATACTTTTTCAGGCCGGCCAGATCAAGTGGCGGCAGTCGGGCTATGTGGACGCCAAGCAGCTAAGCAGTGTGCTGGAAAAATTCGTTAATTAA
- the pyrE gene encoding orotate phosphoribosyltransferase, which translates to MHYSSPETTARRVATLLLEAKAIKLSPQKPFQWSSGWLSPIYCDNRIALSYPTARTFIKNELAQLVREHFASAEAIAGVATAGIAQGALVADLLELPFAYVRPEPKKHGMGNQIEGRLESGQKVVLVEDLISTGGSSLKVAEALRSANIDVVGMVAIFSYGFEVADTNFAEKQVELATLSNYSYLIEEALGQGQIGPHEVATLTDWRKSPETWGR; encoded by the coding sequence ATGCACTACTCTTCACCTGAAACCACTGCCCGACGCGTTGCTACTCTTTTGCTGGAAGCAAAAGCCATCAAATTGAGTCCTCAGAAACCATTTCAGTGGAGTTCGGGCTGGCTTTCGCCCATTTATTGTGACAATCGGATTGCCCTTTCCTACCCGACAGCCCGTACTTTCATCAAGAATGAGTTGGCACAACTCGTGCGCGAGCATTTTGCTTCGGCCGAAGCCATAGCCGGGGTAGCCACTGCGGGCATCGCTCAGGGAGCGCTCGTCGCGGACCTCCTGGAACTGCCTTTTGCATATGTACGCCCCGAACCCAAGAAGCATGGTATGGGAAACCAAATAGAAGGAAGGCTGGAAAGTGGACAGAAAGTGGTGTTGGTAGAAGATCTGATTTCTACCGGGGGGAGCTCGCTGAAAGTAGCGGAAGCTTTGCGAAGTGCAAATATTGACGTGGTAGGGATGGTGGCCATTTTTTCGTATGGTTTTGAGGTAGCGGATACGAATTTTGCTGAAAAGCAGGTCGAACTTGCCACATTGAGCAATTACTCTTATCTGATCGAGGAAGCACTCGGTCAGGGACAAATTGGCCCCCACGAAGTAGCTACCTTAACTGACTGGCGAAAATCTCCGGAAACCTGGGGTCGGTAA
- a CDS encoding TetR/AcrR family transcriptional regulator, giving the protein MGIVERRERLKKQVRQDIIKTAREIAKEEGWQAVSIRKIADVIEYSPPILYEYFDSKDKLLEVIRSGGFATLKDEFDRIKNLYRNPEKQLVEVAQSTWNFSVEQPEVFQLMFNLEGAYCQSKQVYGQEMSIRGNAVWEMIAALRPKAADMVSKTYYEWWCLTYGFISITMITQPRLEVAKAEPIYMEGVRRFIRSVM; this is encoded by the coding sequence ATGGGAATAGTAGAAAGACGAGAACGACTCAAAAAACAAGTTCGCCAGGATATTATCAAAACAGCCCGCGAAATTGCCAAAGAAGAAGGATGGCAGGCGGTATCCATTCGGAAAATCGCCGATGTCATTGAATATAGCCCTCCCATTTTGTATGAATACTTTGATAGTAAAGACAAGTTACTGGAAGTAATCAGATCCGGGGGATTCGCCACATTGAAAGATGAATTTGATCGTATAAAGAATCTGTACCGTAATCCGGAAAAGCAATTAGTTGAAGTTGCCCAAAGTACCTGGAACTTTTCAGTAGAACAACCCGAAGTCTTCCAATTAATGTTCAACCTTGAAGGGGCTTATTGCCAATCGAAACAGGTTTACGGACAGGAAATGAGTATTCGGGGAAATGCGGTATGGGAGATGATAGCTGCACTGCGCCCTAAAGCGGCGGACATGGTTTCGAAAACCTACTACGAATGGTGGTGTCTGACCTATGGATTTATATCCATTACCATGATTACCCAGCCTCGTCTTGAGGTGGCGAAAGCCGAACCTATTTATATGGAAGGGGTAAGGCGCTTTATCCGAAGTGTGATGTGA
- a CDS encoding NADP-dependent malic enzyme, producing the protein MNQKIRKEDSLHYHAKGRPGKIQVIPTKETNTQRDLSLAYSPGVADPCLEIAANVENVYAYTAKGNLVAVISNGTAVLGLGDIGPEASKPVMEGKGLLFKIYADIDVFDIELNTKDVDEFVNTVRIMEPTFGGVNLEDIKSPECFEIETRLKKELNIPVMHDDQHGTAIISGAALLNALELVGKKIEEVKIVVSGAGASAISCTKLYVSLGASLSNIAMFDRTGHINTSRDDLDEMKQQFASIRKYDSLESAMVGADVFLGLSVANVVSKDMVRSMANDPIVFAMANPDPEISYPDAVDARQDIIMATGRSDYPNQVNNVLGFPYIFRGALDVRATEINEAMKLAAVHALADLAKKSVPDIVNLAYNEANLTFSRTYIIPKPVDPRLLTSVAPAVAKAAMDTGVARYPITDWEAYEQQLASRLGRYERLSRVILNKAKTDRKRVVFADAENIQVLKAAQQVRDEGIAIPILLGDLKTIHGLIEEHKLDLGDVRVVDPRAVENEATVDQYAEMLYKKRQRKGMTPTEARRTIYYRNYYGAMMVENGEADAFISGLTRNYPDTIRPALHVIGKEEGVDRVAGMYILLTPRGPLFFSDTTVNLDPTVEELVEITELTAQAIERFNIKPRIAMVTYSNFGSAQGKDADKMSTAVSILKKKHPDMIVDGELQAHLAFDTELLKKNHPFSDLIDGGANTLIFPNLSASNIAYNLLKEAAQLETIGPILLGLKKPVHVLQLGSSVREIVNMVAIAVVEAQMKG; encoded by the coding sequence ATGAACCAAAAAATCAGAAAAGAAGACTCGCTCCATTACCATGCCAAAGGACGCCCCGGCAAAATTCAGGTAATTCCCACCAAAGAAACCAATACGCAGCGTGACCTTTCGCTGGCCTACTCGCCGGGAGTGGCCGATCCTTGTCTGGAAATTGCGGCAAACGTCGAAAATGTGTATGCCTATACCGCCAAAGGAAATCTAGTGGCGGTGATCAGTAATGGTACGGCGGTACTTGGTTTGGGTGACATTGGCCCTGAAGCCTCTAAACCCGTAATGGAAGGGAAAGGACTTCTCTTTAAAATTTATGCCGATATCGACGTTTTTGATATCGAGCTGAATACCAAAGACGTCGATGAGTTTGTAAATACCGTCCGGATTATGGAGCCAACTTTTGGCGGTGTAAACCTGGAAGACATTAAATCTCCGGAATGTTTTGAAATCGAAACCCGGCTTAAAAAAGAATTGAATATTCCGGTCATGCACGATGATCAGCATGGTACCGCCATCATCAGTGGTGCTGCGCTGCTTAACGCCCTGGAATTGGTTGGAAAGAAAATCGAAGAAGTAAAAATAGTGGTTTCCGGTGCGGGTGCTTCCGCCATTTCCTGTACCAAACTGTACGTTTCTTTAGGGGCCTCTCTTTCCAATATCGCCATGTTCGATCGCACCGGGCATATCAATACCAGCCGCGACGATCTGGATGAAATGAAACAGCAATTCGCTTCTATCCGCAAGTACGATTCTCTCGAAAGCGCCATGGTAGGCGCTGATGTGTTTCTAGGTCTTTCAGTAGCCAACGTTGTTTCTAAAGACATGGTACGTTCGATGGCAAACGACCCTATCGTATTTGCCATGGCTAATCCAGACCCCGAAATTTCGTACCCCGATGCGGTTGATGCCCGTCAGGATATTATTATGGCGACCGGACGCTCGGATTACCCCAATCAAGTCAATAATGTACTGGGCTTTCCCTATATTTTTCGAGGCGCCCTTGATGTACGGGCAACGGAAATAAACGAAGCCATGAAGCTGGCGGCGGTGCATGCCCTGGCTGACCTGGCAAAGAAGTCAGTTCCTGACATTGTCAATCTGGCATATAACGAAGCAAACCTGACCTTCAGCCGTACCTACATTATTCCAAAACCGGTTGATCCTCGTCTTCTTACGTCAGTTGCGCCGGCCGTTGCTAAGGCCGCCATGGATACAGGGGTAGCCCGCTACCCTATTACCGACTGGGAAGCTTATGAGCAGCAGTTGGCAAGCCGCCTAGGTAGGTATGAACGCCTGTCACGCGTGATCCTCAACAAGGCCAAAACCGACCGCAAACGGGTGGTATTTGCCGATGCTGAAAATATTCAGGTACTTAAAGCCGCTCAGCAGGTCAGAGATGAAGGAATTGCCATTCCGATCCTTTTGGGTGATTTGAAAACCATACATGGTCTGATTGAGGAACATAAGCTAGATCTGGGAGATGTGCGGGTGGTTGATCCCCGGGCAGTTGAAAATGAAGCCACGGTGGATCAATATGCCGAAATGCTCTATAAGAAACGCCAGAGAAAGGGCATGACTCCTACTGAGGCCCGACGCACAATTTATTATCGCAACTATTATGGGGCCATGATGGTGGAAAACGGAGAAGCCGACGCTTTCATTTCAGGCCTTACCCGCAACTACCCCGATACCATTCGTCCTGCATTACACGTAATTGGTAAAGAGGAGGGAGTGGATCGTGTAGCGGGGATGTATATACTGCTCACTCCCCGAGGACCACTCTTTTTTTCAGACACTACCGTAAATTTAGACCCTACCGTAGAAGAACTAGTGGAAATTACGGAGCTGACTGCACAGGCAATTGAGCGATTTAATATTAAACCTCGCATTGCTATGGTCACTTATTCTAATTTTGGTAGTGCCCAGGGGAAAGATGCCGATAAGATGAGTACTGCTGTATCGATACTGAAGAAAAAACATCCTGACATGATTGTGGATGGAGAGCTACAGGCGCACCTGGCTTTTGATACTGAGCTACTCAAAAAGAACCACCCGTTCAGTGATTTGATCGATGGAGGCGCCAATACACTTATTTTCCCCAATCTTTCCGCCAGCAATATTGCCTATAACCTGTTAAAGGAAGCTGCTCAACTCGAAACGATTGGGCCAATTCTGCTTGGCCTGAAAAAACCTGTACACGTACTTCAATTGGGAAGTTCGGTAAGGGAAATTGTGAATATGGTGGCCATTGCCGTGGTAGAAGCCCAAATGAAAGGTTAA
- the ppk1 gene encoding polyphosphate kinase 1: MIDVSHPFFDNNLSWLSYNYRLLQEATDETVPVKERLCFLARYTHQIDEFFRVRIPMLTAMREVSGDILEKLNLYPEPLVEHILETVENQLTNFDDLLASQLIPALREAGVHLYFKEPIKPEHREFVRKYFLDKVFRHIQPVFLDGRRNSKLTFFQPNQLYFILRLIRRGESGEIAYAYVNIPVQQVGRFVELPELYGIKYVTFLDKIVRFNLAVLFPGFEVMDCFGISSEQQTELALDDEYPLSLVQRIGRQLEKKNFIQSHQYFCEMGMPLEMREYLSVRLGILMSEFHERGRYLRYQDFESFPTVQKKMEYPPHRPIGHVELIEGDSIFEALNRGDQLLHLPYHSIDPVVRFFNEAAVDPFVREIYVSLYKISANSFLVNSLISAARNGKRVTTFVELNAKLDIQENLQWARKMKEAGVRIIFSLPGLKVHAKIALIKRKGKKGWDRYAYLGTGGFHRLTSREIVDHALLTSQRELTNDLELLFGYLITREEPKKYKYLPFNYLMASQFNMNKKLIELIDREISHCKAGMKGLILIKINQLQDQSLITKLYQAGRVGVEVKIIVGDSCCLIPDLPTISDNITVIRLVDRYIENSRIFYFQNRGKSEVFLSSGDWTYRNFHRRIDVCYPILDDYLRSQLIQVLKNYLADNQKAVRLDTYQNNIKIPENGPKMRAQEANYRLTERIEHRTPTLFAISETPKPELKTNEE, from the coding sequence ATGATCGATGTATCCCATCCTTTTTTTGACAATAACCTTAGCTGGCTTTCCTACAATTACCGATTGCTGCAGGAGGCTACGGATGAAACGGTCCCGGTTAAAGAGCGGCTCTGTTTTCTAGCCCGGTATACGCATCAGATCGATGAATTTTTCCGGGTACGGATACCGATGCTTACCGCCATGCGGGAAGTGAGCGGGGATATTTTGGAAAAACTGAATCTTTACCCCGAGCCGCTCGTAGAACATATACTCGAAACTGTCGAGAATCAGCTTACCAATTTTGATGATCTGCTGGCCAGTCAGCTCATTCCTGCATTGCGCGAGGCGGGGGTTCATCTCTACTTCAAAGAACCAATCAAGCCTGAACACCGGGAATTTGTCAGAAAGTACTTTCTTGATAAAGTATTCCGGCACATTCAGCCCGTGTTCCTGGATGGGCGCCGCAACTCCAAGCTGACATTTTTTCAGCCAAACCAGCTCTACTTTATCCTGCGGCTGATTCGGCGGGGCGAATCCGGTGAGATCGCCTATGCCTATGTCAATATTCCGGTGCAGCAGGTAGGCCGTTTTGTGGAACTACCCGAGCTATACGGTATAAAGTATGTGACATTTCTGGATAAAATCGTACGATTTAACCTCGCGGTACTTTTTCCGGGATTTGAGGTGATGGACTGCTTTGGAATTTCATCTGAGCAACAAACCGAGTTGGCGCTCGATGATGAATACCCTTTGTCACTAGTGCAACGCATTGGCCGACAGCTGGAGAAAAAGAATTTCATACAGTCCCATCAGTATTTCTGCGAGATGGGTATGCCGCTCGAAATGCGCGAATATCTTTCGGTACGGCTGGGAATACTGATGTCGGAGTTTCACGAGCGGGGTAGGTACCTGCGTTACCAGGATTTTGAGTCATTCCCGACGGTGCAAAAAAAAATGGAATACCCGCCACATCGGCCGATCGGGCATGTGGAGTTGATCGAAGGGGATTCCATTTTTGAGGCCCTCAACCGGGGCGACCAGCTTTTACACCTGCCTTACCATTCCATCGACCCCGTAGTCCGGTTTTTCAATGAAGCCGCTGTCGATCCTTTTGTGCGGGAAATTTACGTGTCACTTTATAAAATCAGTGCGAATTCGTTCCTGGTCAATTCGCTGATCAGTGCTGCCCGAAACGGCAAACGCGTGACGACTTTTGTCGAACTGAACGCTAAGCTCGATATACAGGAGAATTTACAATGGGCACGAAAAATGAAAGAAGCAGGCGTGCGCATCATTTTTAGTTTGCCTGGGCTGAAAGTTCATGCCAAAATAGCGCTGATCAAAAGAAAAGGTAAGAAGGGATGGGATAGATATGCCTACTTGGGAACGGGAGGTTTTCACCGTTTGACCTCTCGTGAGATTGTGGATCACGCGCTTTTAACCAGTCAGCGCGAACTCACGAATGATCTGGAACTCCTGTTTGGGTACCTGATCACGCGAGAAGAACCCAAAAAATACAAGTACCTTCCATTCAATTATTTAATGGCTTCTCAGTTCAATATGAATAAAAAACTCATTGAATTGATCGATCGTGAGATCAGCCATTGTAAGGCAGGTATGAAAGGGCTGATTCTGATAAAAATCAATCAATTGCAGGACCAATCCCTGATTACCAAACTGTATCAGGCAGGACGGGTAGGGGTGGAGGTGAAAATAATTGTGGGCGACAGCTGCTGCCTGATACCTGATTTGCCCACGATCAGTGATAATATTACGGTGATTCGGCTGGTAGATCGATATATCGAAAATTCCCGTATTTTTTATTTTCAAAACCGTGGGAAGTCTGAAGTGTTTTTGTCGTCGGGCGATTGGACTTACCGCAATTTTCATCGGCGTATCGATGTTTGCTATCCAATTCTGGACGATTATTTAAGATCACAACTTATTCAGGTACTTAAAAATTACCTGGCTGACAACCAGAAAGCCGTCCGGTTGGATACCTACCAGAATAATATCAAGATTCCGGAGAATGGCCCCAAAATGCGCGCTCAGGAAGCAAACTACCGCTTGACCGAGCGAATTGAACACCGTACCCCCACCTTATTTGCCATTTCAGAAACTCCCAAACCTGAATTAAAAACAAATGAAGAATGA
- a CDS encoding ROK family protein: MRTYWGIDLGGTKIEGVILSKPSPESVIYRHRIDTESARGYDHILSRITELVAHMRDHTGYVPIAVGIGTPGTVDPQTGLMKNCNTTCLNGKPLPTDLEKALGVPVVLANDANCFALAEAQMGIVQDVVPDYRLVFGVIMGTGVGGGVVIRGNDGQAFVLNGLQGIGGEWGHNILEENGYPCYCGKSGCVEQVLSGPALQQYYQDQSGVFRTLPVILERYHQGTDPHAVATVERMLDKFGQAITTLVNVLDPDAIVIGGGVGNIDLLYQQGPARASRYVFNTGFHTPILRPKLGDSAGVFGAAMLTFN; this comes from the coding sequence ATGCGCACCTACTGGGGAATTGATTTAGGAGGCACCAAAATCGAAGGCGTTATTCTTTCGAAACCTTCCCCCGAATCGGTCATATACCGTCACCGGATCGACACAGAGTCAGCCCGGGGCTACGACCATATCCTCAGTCGAATCACAGAATTGGTCGCTCACATGCGCGATCATACCGGTTATGTACCCATTGCGGTGGGGATAGGTACCCCCGGTACGGTTGATCCGCAAACGGGGTTGATGAAAAACTGCAATACCACCTGTCTGAATGGCAAACCTCTGCCAACCGATCTGGAGAAAGCGCTAGGGGTACCTGTAGTCTTGGCAAACGATGCGAACTGCTTTGCCCTGGCCGAAGCCCAAATGGGAATTGTACAAGATGTGGTACCCGATTATCGCCTTGTATTCGGGGTCATCATGGGCACGGGGGTCGGGGGTGGAGTCGTGATCCGGGGCAACGATGGACAGGCGTTTGTGCTCAATGGTCTTCAGGGCATCGGGGGTGAATGGGGACATAACATATTGGAAGAAAATGGCTATCCTTGCTATTGTGGCAAGTCAGGATGCGTCGAACAGGTACTTTCCGGGCCAGCTTTGCAACAGTACTATCAGGATCAGAGTGGTGTATTCCGTACGCTCCCTGTCATTTTGGAGCGCTATCATCAGGGAACCGATCCGCATGCCGTGGCAACGGTAGAACGGATGCTTGACAAATTCGGTCAGGCTATCACCACGCTTGTGAATGTACTGGACCCTGATGCCATCGTAATTGGTGGCGGAGTGGGTAATATCGATTTACTATACCAACAGGGTCCTGCGAGAGCAAGCCGGTATGTATTTAATACCGGTTTTCACACCCCGATTCTTCGCCCTAAGCTTGGCGACTCAGCTGGTGTTTTTGGAGCCGCCATGCTAACCTTTAACTAG